Proteins encoded within one genomic window of Humulus lupulus chromosome 1, drHumLupu1.1, whole genome shotgun sequence:
- the LOC133818677 gene encoding uncharacterized protein LOC133818677, producing MGEFALVTGLNFSTFSSPKELEEHNLSDRLIKEYFNDAEKVKLSQVDHAFKTCTVVENVYKLGLCLLVEGVMNAIEGKLHIWRDILKIVEDVEYFFSYPWGKYSYRRLLQSCKKDMVKQKAHYDAKKDAKVQQESKYSMYGYAPTLQYWTYEAIQQLAAEFVVSSRNMVPRMLSWSHRRNKDFTKSVISPILSKKNLIVLPMLKPRPAEKDYYLSLTEGDLPLYPGLGQDPSEADEEEDATFEKIAEIVSQAVEAAKIFDDAAPGEEVAGPTPPVAPASAFAPTSAPASASASAPTPASTPELVDLIERLDRVEGRQETLLKNQSVILDVVSQILIFIKEKPMGSNEDSDSKSLDIPLDYVDDPTMPPTITVTPDVGTPGVVIVNLEDVAGVRFQRTRRQRRKPDWFEDYTDPTRKRPRTDAAVPEEEATQVVDPLKKPDRKQYRTMCKWLLGDIPNKTPRDVKTGNHGPAWFLTWKTPHSWLNDGVSHLYLMAR from the exons atgggagagtttgccctggtgacggggttgaaTTTTAGTACCTTCTCGTCACCAAAAGAGTTGGAAGAGCATAATCTCAGCGAccggttgataaaggagtatttcaacgatgctgagaaagtaaagctctcacaggtggaccatgctttcaagacttgtactgttgtggaaaatgtgtacaagcttggtctatgtttgtTGGTTGAGGGAGTTATGAATGCCATAGAGGGAAAGTTGCACATATGGCGAGATATTCTGAAAATTGTTGAGGAcgtagagtacttcttcagctatccatgggggaagtactcttataggaggctattgcaatcttgtaagaaggacatggtgaagcaaaaggcccactatgatgccaagaaggatgccaaggtgcagcaagagtccaagtacagtatgtatggttatgccccgaCCTTACAGTACTGGACATATGAGGCTATCCAGCAGCTTGCGGCGGAGTTTGTTGTGAGCTCGAGAAACAtggtcccgaggatgcttagttggtcgcatcggaggaacaaggatttcaccaagtccgtcatcTCACCGATATTatcgaagaagaat ttgattgtccttccgatgttgaagcctcgaccagcagaaaaagactattatttgtctttgacagagggagatcttcccctttatcctgggcttggccaggatccctcggaggctgatgaggaagaggatgcgacttttgagaaaatcgcagagatagtttctcaggcagtcgaggcagccaagatatttgatgatgctgccccgggggaggaggttgcaggtcccacccctcctgttgccccagcctcagccttcgccccaacatcagccccagcctcagcctcagcctcagccccaaCACCAGCCTCAACCCCTGAGCTCGTcgacttgattgagcggttggacagagtcgagggtcgacaggagaccctcctgaagaaccagtcagtgatcttggacgtagtcagtcagatcctgatatttattaaggagaaaccgatgggctccaatgaagattcagactcaaagtcattggatattcctctggactatgttgatgatccaactaTGCCTCCTACCATCACTGTGACACCTGATGTTGGGACTccgggagtcgttattgtcaaccttgaggatgttgctggggttcggtttcagaggactagacgccaaagacgcaagccagattggtttgaggactacactgatcccacgaggaaaagacctcgtACTGATGCAGCTGTACCAGAAGAGGAGGCTACACAGGTggtggaccctctcaagaagccagatcgcaaacagtataggacaatgtgcaagtggctgcttggagacatccccaacaagaccccgagggatgtaaagactgggaatCACGGTCCAGCGTGGTTTCTGACATGGAAGACACCCCATTcatggctcaatgatggggtaagccatttatacctaATGGCTCGATAG
- the LOC133796288 gene encoding pentatricopeptide repeat-containing protein At5g02860: MADKVVLPLLFPNPPPSKPFFRNHLHTPVIPSSSPPPTTPTPAPVLQDFLLSHSSTPNSPLPQKLHIQSPILRNRTRIGRSRDPNRGTQWSHRGISPRGQKILDYLIDPEFVPSTLNELLLNLVDSHRHPLGSGLESLSLDVLCLVKGLGFYKRCDLALSVFEWFRSREDCESVLKGSIVAVIISMLGKEGRVSTAATLLHNLHKDGFGIDVYAFTSLITAYASKGRYREAVMVFKKMEVEGCQPTLITYNVILNVYGKMGMPWNKIIALVESMKSAGIAPDSYTYNTLISCCRRGALFEEAVKVFEEMKLAGFTPDKVTYNALLDVYGKSRRPNEAMEVLREMEIKGFSPSIVTYNSLISAYSRDGLLEEAMALKIEMVERGIKADVFTFTTLLSGFEKAGKDESAMKIFEEMKIAGCKPNICTFNALIKMHGNRGNFAEMMKIFEEIKVCKCTPDIVTWNTLLAVFGQNVMDSELSGVFREMKRAGFVPERDTFNTLISAYSRCGSFDQAMAVYERMLEAGVTPDLSTYNAVLAALARGGLWKQSEKILAEMNDGRCKPNELSYSSLLHAYANGKEIEQMLVLAEKIYSGTIEPHAVLLKTLVLVCSKSDLLNETERAFFELRKRGSSLDITALNAMLSIYGRRQMVTKVDEIIHFMNESGFTPSLTTYNSLMYMYGRSEDFERSEQLLREIIEKGMKPDPISYNTVIYAYCRNGRMKEASRIFSEMRASGMVPDVITYNTFVASYASDSMFVEAVEVIRYMIKNGCKPNQNTYNSVVDWYCKLDRHDEAKMFVSNLQNLDPHTPKDVERRLLERIKRKWL, translated from the coding sequence ATGGCAGATAAAGTAGTTCTCCCTCTGCTCTTCCCCAACCCTCCTCCCTCAAAACCTTTCTTCCGAAACCATCTCCATACTCCCGTCATACCCTCCTCGTCCCCACCGCCCACAACCCCAACCCCAGCCCCTGTTCTTCAGGACTTTCTTCTCTCTCATAGCTCCACACCCAATTCCCCTCTGCCCCAGAAACTCCATATCCAATCTCCCATCCTCCGCAACCGCACCCGGATCGGCAGGTCCCGCGACCCCAACCGCGGTACACAATGGTCTCACCGCGGCATCTCCCCTCGAGGTCAGAAAATTCTTGACTATTTAATTGACCCAGAATTTGTTCCTTCTACTCTAAATGAGCTTCTTCTTAATTTAGTCGACTCCCATAGGCACCCTTTGGGTTCTGGTTTGGAGTCTCTATCTCTTGATGTACTGTGTCTAGTGAAGGGTTTAGGGTTTTACAAGAGGTGTGATTTGGCATTAAGCGTGTTTGAGTGGTTTCGGAGTCGTGAAGATTGCGAGTCTGTTTTGAAGGGTTCTATTGTTGCTGTGATTATTAGCATGCTTGGTAAAGAGGGCAGGGTGTCTACTGCTGCTACTTTGCTTCACAATCTCCATAAAGATGGGTTTGGGATTGATGTTTATGCTTTTACTTCTTTGATTACTGCTTATGCTAGTAAGGGAAGGTATAGAGAGGCTGTCATGGTCTTTAAAAAAATGGAAGTAGAAGGGTGTCAGCCAACTTTGATAACTTATAATGTGATATTGAATGTGTATGGGAAAATGGGCATGCCTTGGAATAAGATAATTGCTCTTGTGGAGAGTATGAAGAGTGCTGGGATTGCTCCTGATTCTTACACTTACAATACCCTTATAAGCTGTTGTCGACGCGGAGCTTTGTTTGAAGAAGCTGTTAAGGTTTTTGAGGAGATGAAATTAGCTGGTTTTACACCTGATAAAGTCACATATAATGCTTTATTAGATGTATATGGAAAGTCTAGACGACCGAACGAAGCCATGGAGGTACTAAGAGAGATGGAGATCAAGGGGTTTTCACCTAGCATTGTGACTTACAATTCTTTGATATCAGCGTACTCTAGAGATGGTCTACTGGAGGAAGCCATGGCTCTTAAAATCGAGATGGTAGAGAGAGGGATCAAGGCTGATGTTTTTACCTTTACCACCCTTTTGTCGGGTTTTGAGAAGGCGGGGAAAGATGAATCGGCTATGAAGATTTTTGAAGAGATGAAAATTGCAGGCTGCAAACCAAATATCTGCACCTTTAATGCTTTGATTAAGATGCATGGAAATAGGGGTAACTTTGCAGAAATGATGAAAATATTTGAAGAGATCAAAGTCTGTAAATGTACACCGGATATTGTTACTTGGAATACACTTCTGGCAGTGTTTGGCCAAAATGTGATGGACTCGGAACTGTCTGGAGTGTTCAGGGAGATGAAGAGGGCAGGGTTTGTACCTGAGAGGGACACTTTTAACACCCTAATTAGTGCATACAGCCGGTGTGGTTCTTTTGACCAAGCCATGGCAGTTTATGAAAGGATGCTGGAAGCTGGTGTTACCCCTGATCTTTCAACATACAATGCTGTTTTGGCTGCATTGGCTCGGGGAGGGCTTTGGAAACAATCCGAAAAGATACTTGCTGAAATGAACGATGGCCGATGTAAACCTAATGAGCTTTCCTATTCTTCTTTGCTTCATGCTTATGCAAACGGCAAAGAGATTGAGCAGATGCTTGTCCTTGCTGAAAAAATATACTCTGGTACAATAGAACCCCATGCTGTGCTCTTGAAGACTCTTGTTCTAGTTTGTAGTAAAAGTGACCTTCTGAATGAAACCGAACGTGCATTTTTTGAACTGAGAAAAAGAGGGTCTTCACTTGACATAACTGCTCTAAATGCCATGCTCTCAATATATGGTAGGAGGCAGATGGTGACCAAAGTTGATGAGATTATACACTTCATGAATGAGAGCGGGTTCACTCCTAGCTTGACAACTTACAATAGTTTGATGTATATGTATGGTCGTTCTGAAGATTTTGAGAGATCAGAACAACTATTAAGGGAGATCATAGAGAAGGGTATGAAGCCTGATCCTATTTCATATAATACCGTCATTTATGCTTATTGTAGAAATGGTCGGATGAAAGAGGCTTCACGAATATTCTCAGAAATGAGAGCTTCTGGGATGGTTCCAGATGTGATAACCTACAATACCTTTGTTGCAAGTTATGCCTCTGACTCTATGTTTGTTGAAGCTGTTGAGGTCATTCGGTACATGATCAAGAATGGCTGTAAACCAAACCAGAATACATATAACTCCGTTGTAGATTGGTACTGTAAGCTTGATCGACATGATGAGGCAAAGATGTTTGTCAGTAACCTTCAAAACCTTGATCCACATACTCCAAAGGATGTGGAACGCAGATTATTAGAACGCATAAAAAGGAAATGGCTGTAG
- the LOC133796295 gene encoding protein TRI1 — protein sequence MAMSSGLISTFLAGETKSFAVPYFSFTASPCPRPVRLRVTRTPTLATASKQASTGKGELRGIMKPRKVSPEMQSLVGAPEISRTQALKVIWAHIKENNLQDPENKRIIVCDDKLKSIFKGRDRVGFLEIAGLITPHFL from the exons ATGGCTATGTCTAGCGGCCTTATCTCCACCTTTCTCGCCGGTGAAACGAAGTCGTTTGCCGTTCCTTACTTCAGCTTCACAGCTTCCCCTTGTCCCAGGCCTGTCCGCCTGCGCGTGACACGCACGCCTACTCTGGCCACCGCTTCTAAGCAGGCCTCCACTGGCAAGGGCGAGCTCCGAGGCATTATGAAGCCCAGAAAAGTCTCGCCGGAGATGCAGTCACTTGTTGGAGCTCCTGAGATTTCTCGTACACAAGCCCTTAAGGTTATTTGGGCCCACATTAAGGAGAACAATCTTCAG GACCCTGAAAACAAGAGAATCATTGTTTGTGATGACAAGCTGAAGAGTATTTTCAAAGGACGGGACCGAGTTGGATTTCTTGAAATTGCAGGATTGATTACTCCTCACTTTCTTTGA